One genomic segment of Nocardia spumae includes these proteins:
- a CDS encoding major capsid protein — protein sequence MGLFLDGPIPLDATATYTQGVPIPSNLAFSNLFPRKDFDTDTVDFGTIIHTNRAAQFRNWDGSVWVSARDTGSERRVKMLPLSAKLFEGEYERRQREFAANGSTFTQKLVTAVYNDLDSLTAQAYNRVELAWGDVLADGVLTINENGVQQQIDFGVPGNQITAPGTLWSDTTNSTPLTDLVAWSDVYEATNGVTPGRIATSRTVRRLVERNKEIINAIYGSTVGKTRVTTAELNALLESEGLPQFGTDYNSNFQVDSDNGALVNQRVLAENKLLFLPENMGELGFTAWGTPTTAMELQSRNVQLNTGAGIVGVIVREDGIPFRKYTYVDAVALPVIGDPRKLMISTVIA from the coding sequence ATGGGTCTTTTCCTCGACGGTCCGATCCCACTGGACGCGACCGCAACCTACACGCAGGGCGTGCCGATCCCCTCGAACCTCGCGTTCTCGAACCTGTTCCCGCGCAAGGACTTCGACACCGACACCGTCGATTTCGGCACCATCATCCATACCAACCGTGCCGCGCAGTTCCGCAATTGGGACGGCTCGGTGTGGGTGTCGGCCCGCGACACCGGGTCCGAGCGGCGCGTGAAGATGCTGCCCCTGTCGGCCAAGCTGTTCGAAGGCGAGTACGAGCGCCGTCAGCGTGAGTTCGCCGCCAACGGCAGTACCTTCACCCAGAAGCTCGTCACCGCGGTGTACAACGACCTGGACAGCCTCACCGCTCAGGCATACAACCGTGTCGAACTCGCGTGGGGTGACGTCCTTGCCGATGGTGTCCTGACCATCAACGAGAACGGCGTCCAGCAGCAGATCGACTTCGGCGTCCCCGGCAATCAGATCACTGCCCCGGGCACTCTGTGGTCGGACACCACCAACTCCACCCCGTTGACCGACCTGGTCGCGTGGTCGGATGTGTACGAGGCCACCAACGGTGTCACGCCGGGCCGTATCGCCACTTCGCGTACCGTGCGCCGGCTGGTGGAGCGGAACAAGGAAATCATCAACGCCATCTACGGCTCGACGGTCGGCAAGACCCGCGTCACCACCGCGGAGCTGAATGCCCTGCTGGAGTCCGAGGGCCTTCCGCAGTTCGGCACCGACTACAACAGTAACTTCCAGGTCGACAGCGACAACGGCGCCCTGGTCAATCAGCGTGTGCTGGCTGAGAACAAGCTGCTGTTCCTGCCGGAGAACATGGGCGAGCTCGGGTTCACCGCGTGGGGCACCCCGACGACCGCGATGGAGCTGCAGTCCCGCAACGTGCAGCTGAACACCGGCGCCGGCATCGTCGGTGTGATCGTCCGCGAGGACGGCATCCCGTTCCGCAAGTACACCTACGTGGACGCGGTCGCGCTCCCCGTCATCGGTGACCCGCGGAAGCTGATGATCTCGACGGTGATCGCATGA
- a CDS encoding Ig-like domain-containing protein, which produces MTDFASDFRQGNADLELAALDWAIGLAPKSVPLPTSFSNSSSVIQPLTGFLPVGNLDKKGAVKIANAITSTPVDTYGEQGPTRIIVKSREITVDWTMQQTSAITLSAFWGQDFTGEVADPDSGEVNLIISESSQNLEWRLVMIARDGADGDEKYTIIAGPRVTLQKSGDIQTNDDGIQMYPVTMQFLKDDSYGYAARIAYAGPGWKTLTAAAGFQDAPSAINVSPSAATLIAAEVLQLTVIDNNGVNRTSDCTFSSGTPAKATVNSAGLVTAVATGTSTITASYTPPGGGSAMTDTCAVTVS; this is translated from the coding sequence ATGACCGATTTCGCCAGCGATTTCCGGCAGGGTAACGCCGACCTGGAACTCGCCGCCCTGGACTGGGCGATCGGACTCGCCCCGAAGTCCGTTCCCCTCCCGACCTCGTTTTCCAACTCGTCGAGTGTCATTCAGCCGCTGACCGGGTTCCTGCCTGTCGGCAACCTGGACAAGAAGGGTGCGGTGAAGATCGCCAACGCGATCACCTCCACCCCGGTCGACACCTACGGCGAGCAGGGGCCGACCCGAATCATCGTCAAATCGCGGGAGATCACCGTCGACTGGACGATGCAGCAGACCTCCGCGATCACCCTGTCCGCATTCTGGGGGCAGGACTTCACCGGTGAGGTCGCCGATCCCGATTCGGGCGAGGTGAACCTGATCATCTCCGAGTCCTCGCAGAACTTGGAGTGGCGTCTGGTGATGATCGCCCGTGACGGCGCGGACGGCGACGAAAAGTACACCATCATCGCGGGACCTCGCGTCACCCTGCAGAAGTCGGGCGACATCCAGACCAACGACGACGGCATCCAGATGTACCCCGTCACCATGCAGTTCCTGAAGGACGACAGCTACGGGTACGCCGCGCGCATCGCCTACGCAGGCCCCGGCTGGAAGACACTCACTGCGGCCGCCGGATTCCAGGATGCCCCGTCCGCGATCAACGTGTCGCCGTCGGCGGCCACCTTGATCGCTGCTGAGGTTCTGCAGTTGACCGTGATCGACAACAACGGCGTGAACCGCACCTCGGATTGCACGTTCAGCTCGGGCACGCCGGCTAAGGCCACCGTGAACAGTGCGGGTCTGGTTACTGCGGTGGCGACCGGCACCTCCACGATCACCGCGAGCTACACCCCGCCGGGCGGCGGTTCGGCGATGACCGACACCTGTGCGGTCACCGTCTCGTAG
- a CDS encoding peptidoglycan DD-metalloendopeptidase family protein, giving the protein MRLWPIAEGAFRTGSPFGPRAGGFHAGQDFEASDGTPFYACAGGTVLYIGAAQGYGQWIVIDHPAAEGGGVTEYGHMWDAYATGLSAGDRVEAGQLIGYVGSNGESSGPHLHLSVMPYGYNPAQKVDPLGWLDGAAYPNRGAHVSTRGLDYAGGRPGGAAIRDSEYGFVVRYLSDGGANLPGKLLTPEEADDLRAHGIEIVSNWETYADRMLEGYDAGRTDAKYARAQVLRCGGRLDRPIYFSADWDVTPEQQGAVDAYLNGAASVIGAENVGIYGGYWPVKRALDNCTAQWGWQAEAWSGGNVDPRAQILQLNNAGYAWVGGVQCDINESTTSDYGQWSAGTGGLFMALSDDEQQELLTKTREVWDQLRGPNGQGWPQLGTNDQGSNLTPVDKIAEIGNNIDVLILQGDAMKPAKGTEK; this is encoded by the coding sequence GTGAGGCTCTGGCCGATCGCTGAGGGTGCATTCCGGACTGGATCACCGTTCGGTCCTCGAGCCGGCGGATTCCACGCGGGCCAGGACTTCGAAGCCTCCGACGGCACACCGTTCTACGCCTGCGCAGGGGGCACCGTCCTATACATCGGCGCCGCGCAGGGCTACGGCCAGTGGATTGTCATCGACCATCCAGCCGCTGAGGGCGGCGGAGTCACCGAGTACGGCCACATGTGGGATGCCTACGCCACTGGACTCTCGGCGGGGGACCGCGTGGAGGCGGGCCAGTTGATCGGTTATGTCGGCAGCAACGGCGAATCCTCGGGCCCGCACCTGCATTTGAGTGTCATGCCCTACGGCTACAACCCGGCCCAGAAGGTCGACCCCCTCGGGTGGCTCGACGGCGCGGCCTATCCGAATCGAGGTGCACATGTGAGTACGCGAGGACTCGACTACGCCGGCGGCCGCCCAGGCGGCGCGGCCATCAGGGACTCCGAATATGGGTTTGTCGTCCGATATCTGTCCGACGGCGGCGCGAACCTCCCGGGCAAACTCCTCACCCCCGAGGAAGCTGACGACCTCCGCGCGCACGGCATCGAGATCGTGTCGAACTGGGAGACCTACGCCGACCGCATGCTGGAGGGCTACGACGCCGGCCGTACAGATGCAAAGTACGCGCGCGCTCAGGTACTTCGCTGCGGCGGCCGTCTCGACCGGCCGATCTACTTCTCCGCCGATTGGGACGTCACCCCTGAACAGCAGGGCGCGGTCGACGCCTACCTCAATGGCGCCGCGTCGGTCATTGGCGCGGAGAACGTCGGCATCTATGGCGGCTACTGGCCCGTGAAACGCGCACTCGACAACTGCACCGCTCAGTGGGGCTGGCAGGCCGAGGCGTGGTCCGGCGGAAACGTCGACCCGCGCGCGCAGATCCTGCAGCTCAACAACGCCGGATACGCATGGGTCGGCGGGGTGCAGTGCGACATCAACGAATCAACGACTTCCGACTACGGACAGTGGTCGGCCGGCACAGGAGGACTATTCATGGCGCTCAGCGACGACGAGCAGCAGGAGCTGCTGACCAAGACCCGTGAGGTGTGGGATCAGCTCCGCGGCCCGAACGGGCAGGGCTGGCCGCAGCTCGGCACCAACGATCAGGGCTCGAACCTCACCCCGGTCGACAAGATCGCCGAGATCGGCAACAACATCGACGTGCTGATCCTGCAGGGCGATGCGATGAAGCCCGCGAAGGGGACGGAGAAATGA
- a CDS encoding Gp37-like protein — protein sequence MTTTLADHPTLRRQCAGIRDHHRAMRRAAPRIRLWTNKPDSSEGLLLRGECRDHINGKFPFRKNQAAQGILRIRLDHYLSRWLISIPNDPTAKKNVVITVDSMGGAVRWSGLLKNWKVVRDGDGIRYLDVTFIDDLQFLQNMLGPPNPLLPIPIFQFPRVLPLLGPAKWAISMMILINLIRLEGNLWTLPDDPFDVGSWDGLFDWSGWQVLIKAKPFDLDDSSLWTILATRMNRMDQIIADALDDAQLVLTYRRILTVDGETCPVDGVPVCQNGALVLEVVDKSGYYGPDGTATGGGIVGGLTRTIQGFTDGFIEDTETLVTDDQTIKPDQYYQPGFLGTLPGFPWVVARDSDWTSMQTSQLTWGPAGPVSVVVGGDNPLADNLARITIESIGALVGYFLLAGFSDLGTIIADVVMPFLVGTILAWLQWKNASRATQLGWVHLWEIYQQGADNNAWSLSAIAAIRAGFLATKSETAHQFTMGSGGPFLPGLHFSIGDRIGSTVAYVSDVIFVDQVEEMTLDWDWSSGKSYNWTVTVGTAKAAMSQSERSARLINKALQAISNIGVHLLS from the coding sequence ATGACCACCACGCTCGCCGACCACCCCACACTGAGGCGGCAATGCGCAGGCATCCGCGACCATCACCGGGCGATGCGCCGCGCAGCCCCGCGGATCCGGTTGTGGACCAACAAACCGGACTCTTCCGAGGGCCTGCTGCTGCGTGGGGAATGCCGCGACCACATCAACGGCAAGTTCCCGTTCCGGAAGAACCAAGCCGCACAAGGGATTTTGCGGATCCGGTTGGACCACTACCTGTCACGCTGGCTGATCTCCATCCCCAACGACCCGACCGCCAAGAAGAACGTCGTCATCACGGTCGACTCGATGGGCGGCGCGGTCCGCTGGTCCGGTCTGCTGAAGAACTGGAAGGTCGTCCGCGACGGCGACGGCATCCGCTACCTCGACGTCACATTCATCGACGACCTGCAGTTCCTGCAGAACATGCTCGGCCCGCCGAATCCACTGCTGCCGATTCCCATTTTCCAGTTCCCGCGGGTGCTCCCGCTGCTGGGGCCCGCGAAATGGGCGATCAGCATGATGATCCTGATCAACCTGATCCGGCTCGAGGGCAACCTCTGGACACTGCCTGATGACCCGTTCGATGTCGGCTCTTGGGATGGCCTATTCGACTGGTCCGGCTGGCAAGTGTTGATCAAGGCCAAGCCATTCGACCTCGACGACTCCTCACTGTGGACGATCTTGGCTACCCGCATGAATCGGATGGACCAGATCATCGCCGATGCTCTCGATGACGCTCAACTGGTCCTCACCTATCGCAGGATTCTCACTGTCGACGGCGAAACCTGCCCGGTCGACGGTGTTCCGGTCTGCCAGAACGGTGCGTTGGTCCTCGAGGTGGTCGACAAGTCCGGCTATTACGGCCCCGACGGCACAGCCACCGGCGGCGGCATCGTGGGCGGACTGACCCGCACCATCCAGGGCTTCACCGACGGGTTCATCGAGGACACCGAGACTCTCGTCACCGATGACCAGACGATCAAACCAGACCAGTACTACCAGCCCGGATTCCTCGGCACGCTGCCTGGATTCCCGTGGGTGGTGGCGCGGGATTCGGACTGGACTTCGATGCAGACGTCCCAGCTCACCTGGGGGCCAGCCGGGCCTGTGTCGGTGGTCGTCGGCGGCGACAACCCCTTAGCGGACAACCTCGCCCGCATCACTATCGAGTCCATCGGCGCGCTGGTCGGCTACTTCCTCCTCGCTGGATTCTCGGACTTGGGAACGATCATCGCCGACGTGGTGATGCCGTTCCTGGTCGGGACGATTCTCGCCTGGCTGCAATGGAAGAACGCGTCTCGCGCAACCCAACTCGGCTGGGTGCACCTGTGGGAGATCTACCAGCAAGGCGCCGACAACAACGCGTGGAGCCTGTCCGCAATTGCTGCGATCCGGGCCGGGTTTCTCGCCACCAAGAGCGAAACCGCACACCAGTTCACGATGGGCTCCGGCGGCCCGTTCCTGCCAGGGCTGCATTTCTCGATCGGGGACCGGATCGGCTCCACCGTCGCGTACGTCTCCGATGTCATCTTCGTCGACCAAGTCGAAGAGATGACTTTGGATTGGGACTGGTCGTCAGGCAAGTCCTACAACTGGACCGTCACCGTCGGCACCGCGAAAGCGGCCATGTCCCAATCCGAACGGTCCGCGCGCCTGATCAACAAGGCGCTGCAGGCGATCAGCAACATTGGCGTCCACCTCCTGAGTTGA
- a CDS encoding transglycosylase SLT domain-containing protein produces MPDFSAGSASIKITPSFKTFVREARAELRAMDLSAEVKLQPQTGVAKAAIEKFRKEQSNNPLDVRVNANTAPADGQLSAWRAKQEANALGLKVDIDRASSGAARNGLSKLKDELSGAAKINLSVVGVLGAGAAVADLLAIADAAAQAAHMLALLPAAGLGGLAGVGSAAVGFKGIPDAFKALSQASDSSAQNAIQQRDALNAVSEAQYKVGQSQRAVGQAGRQLKQDQIALTDAYKDANRSIRDMNISLDEQKLNVSDAGIAVREAAKNLQKVQFDPTADSDARQAAVNDYQRAILSYQQAQNKANDLASDTADANAKGVEGSKQVVDAKQRVIDDTAAEADAVHNLQQAYYDLSKAQAEQSAGGAQGKINEAFSKLSPNAQQAVNDIHSLGPAWTDARRAAQDALTDGMGPAIVHLANVQLPTLKSGMVDINHALNEGISNTLDQLSTQTSRLQFSTFLGNTATAFRDLAGAARPATAAIETLATVGSFQMPQLAVGIENASLKFDALIQKAAADGSLEKWIHDGITSGKELADIIGHLGSSMASVFRAAGDNGQTLKSLDDMTARMAAFLKSAQGQTDLGQIFDRMREEGDKLAPILHDLPALLAGVADGFRLWGDITLPFLREASSLLAAHPHLVELAVAAYLGFKTVGPLVDGAKLAIDGLAKKAGEAGEGTKGVGKLKAAGEGLLGVLGNPWTLGLAVAGATVIGFMNSTDKAAESMKRLQDQTSAAIDADRNLQKVLLSSHGNATESAVLDAETQSVKGLRDAWAANAADMPGIGDKIQEGATTIANSLFGIGGGVLQNDKTRDDTSRLGQAAKSALDSIGLANDQLAGKITGSKPEFDALVDRLSDMGDGGREAASKLSQLRDEWALDAATVSPVVKAIQDLSDKNKDAATSIDAATSAMERQRQGNLTFEDAQLRANQALSAMGSSAQQASNAIIEADGSIDTTTSNGQQLYQLLNQQLAPAWEQVTSAAYRDAIQHGQTAEQAKAAAQKQSDAMHDSALKSIEAMGYTQAQADALLKHYEPLAGNFNGTFTVDTSQAMTALGAYQKMLDDVKNREGQIPAWMQLLTPGITGGQNIPSLSSPANPNATQGPGWYQYLQAPGHATGGLLTGPGSGTSDSMLARVSNGEFINREASVRKYGVGFFEALNSGRIDPKSLPGFADGGVVDPNDPTKPQIPGMSSQTVTYPQAQLPTPMTDQQIQVLQGQSAVDAANSERNRVYADPNSTPQDKRASDLKYLQVQNQLKSAQEQTGSGALPKQYTVPGIASRFAGVLAQGVLDSVGLGSSALSDSSVYAGDFQKVGDYLQKQGAGTGAPGYNYTPQNLPSTLTTYTPLAVPQGTAVSPYAGATPGGVGGQSAPSSYNPEAGVEQWRGLSTQVLIREGFNPAQVDIMLAQIQSESGGNPSIVQQVKDVNSGGNEAVGLLQVIPGTFATYRDPSLPNDRTNPEANMVAALRYYRAAYGSDLSTMWGQGHGYADGGLIGGIGGGRSDTQRIWASAGEFIVNSYDAQRNLPLLQAINSSQWNPVSMPALAPAFSGAGAASVNRDHSVNFYGDTHVMNHDDLVRGMDRYVEQQSMGALAAYS; encoded by the coding sequence GTGCCTGATTTCTCCGCCGGTAGCGCGAGCATCAAGATCACGCCGTCGTTCAAGACGTTCGTGCGCGAAGCCCGCGCGGAGTTGCGGGCGATGGATCTGTCGGCGGAGGTCAAGCTCCAGCCGCAGACTGGTGTCGCGAAAGCCGCGATCGAGAAGTTCCGCAAGGAGCAGTCGAACAACCCCCTCGATGTGCGTGTTAACGCCAACACGGCGCCCGCCGACGGGCAGCTGAGCGCGTGGCGTGCCAAGCAGGAGGCCAACGCCCTCGGCTTGAAGGTCGATATCGACCGGGCATCCTCAGGTGCGGCCCGCAACGGTCTCAGCAAGCTGAAGGACGAGCTATCCGGCGCGGCGAAGATCAACCTCTCAGTAGTCGGCGTCCTCGGTGCCGGTGCTGCGGTGGCTGATCTGCTGGCCATCGCCGATGCCGCAGCGCAGGCGGCGCACATGCTCGCCCTCCTCCCCGCTGCAGGGCTGGGCGGACTCGCCGGTGTCGGTTCGGCCGCGGTCGGATTCAAGGGCATACCGGACGCGTTCAAGGCGCTGTCGCAGGCGTCGGATTCGTCGGCGCAGAACGCGATCCAGCAGCGCGACGCCCTCAATGCTGTGTCCGAGGCCCAGTACAAGGTGGGGCAGTCGCAGCGCGCGGTCGGGCAGGCCGGTCGGCAGCTGAAGCAGGATCAAATCGCGCTCACCGACGCATACAAGGATGCGAACCGCTCGATCCGGGATATGAACATCTCCCTGGACGAGCAGAAGCTCAACGTCTCCGACGCGGGTATCGCGGTTCGCGAGGCCGCGAAGAACCTACAGAAAGTGCAGTTCGATCCGACGGCGGACTCGGATGCTCGGCAGGCTGCGGTCAACGACTACCAGCGCGCGATCCTGTCCTACCAGCAGGCGCAGAACAAGGCCAACGACCTCGCCTCCGACACCGCAGACGCGAACGCGAAAGGTGTCGAGGGGTCGAAGCAGGTCGTCGACGCGAAACAGCGCGTCATCGACGACACCGCGGCCGAAGCGGATGCCGTGCACAACCTTCAGCAGGCCTACTACGACCTGTCCAAGGCGCAGGCGGAGCAGTCCGCGGGCGGCGCGCAGGGCAAGATCAATGAGGCCTTCTCGAAGCTGTCGCCGAACGCGCAGCAGGCGGTCAACGACATCCATTCCCTCGGCCCGGCCTGGACCGATGCCCGCAGGGCCGCCCAGGATGCCCTCACCGATGGTATGGGCCCGGCGATCGTCCATCTCGCGAATGTGCAACTGCCGACACTCAAGTCCGGCATGGTCGACATCAACCACGCCCTCAATGAGGGCATCAGCAACACCCTCGATCAGCTGTCGACTCAAACCAGTCGGCTGCAGTTCTCCACATTCCTCGGCAATACCGCTACCGCATTCCGCGACTTGGCAGGCGCGGCGCGCCCGGCCACGGCAGCGATCGAAACGCTCGCGACCGTGGGCAGCTTCCAGATGCCGCAATTGGCTGTCGGGATCGAGAACGCCTCGCTGAAGTTCGATGCGCTCATCCAGAAAGCCGCAGCGGACGGGTCGCTGGAGAAGTGGATACACGACGGAATCACTTCCGGTAAGGAGTTGGCCGACATTATCGGCCACCTGGGGTCGTCGATGGCGTCGGTGTTCCGCGCCGCGGGCGACAACGGGCAGACGCTGAAGTCGTTGGACGACATGACCGCCAGGATGGCCGCCTTCCTGAAGTCCGCGCAAGGGCAGACGGATTTGGGGCAGATCTTCGACCGGATGCGTGAGGAGGGCGACAAACTCGCCCCGATCCTCCATGATCTGCCTGCCCTGCTGGCTGGTGTCGCGGACGGGTTCCGGCTGTGGGGGGACATCACCCTGCCGTTCCTGCGTGAAGCGTCGAGCCTGCTCGCGGCTCACCCGCACCTGGTCGAACTTGCTGTCGCCGCATACCTCGGCTTCAAGACCGTGGGTCCGCTCGTCGACGGCGCCAAGCTCGCCATCGACGGACTCGCGAAGAAGGCCGGGGAGGCGGGAGAGGGAACGAAAGGCGTCGGGAAGCTGAAGGCTGCCGGGGAGGGTTTGCTGGGCGTGCTCGGCAACCCGTGGACGCTCGGTCTCGCCGTGGCCGGCGCGACGGTGATCGGGTTCATGAACTCCACTGACAAGGCAGCCGAGTCCATGAAGCGGCTGCAAGACCAGACCTCGGCAGCAATCGACGCAGACCGCAACCTCCAGAAGGTGCTGCTGTCCTCACATGGCAACGCGACCGAATCCGCGGTACTCGACGCCGAGACGCAGAGCGTTAAGGGATTGCGGGACGCGTGGGCGGCCAACGCCGCCGACATGCCCGGCATCGGGGACAAGATCCAGGAGGGCGCGACTACGATCGCGAACTCGCTGTTCGGGATCGGCGGCGGAGTCCTCCAGAACGACAAGACCCGCGACGACACCTCCCGCCTCGGGCAGGCCGCGAAATCGGCGCTCGATTCGATCGGGCTGGCCAATGACCAACTGGCAGGCAAGATCACCGGGTCCAAGCCGGAATTCGATGCTCTGGTCGACCGGCTCAGCGATATGGGCGACGGCGGCCGCGAGGCTGCGTCCAAGCTGTCCCAATTGCGCGACGAGTGGGCGTTGGACGCGGCGACCGTTTCGCCGGTCGTCAAGGCGATCCAGGACCTGTCCGACAAGAACAAGGACGCGGCTACCTCGATCGACGCGGCTACGTCGGCGATGGAACGTCAACGCCAGGGGAACCTGACGTTCGAGGACGCCCAGCTGCGCGCGAACCAGGCTCTCTCCGCCATGGGTTCCAGCGCGCAGCAGGCATCCAACGCGATCATCGAGGCCGACGGCAGCATCGACACCACCACCTCCAACGGGCAACAGCTCTACCAGTTGCTGAATCAGCAGCTGGCGCCGGCGTGGGAGCAAGTCACGTCCGCGGCGTACCGGGACGCGATCCAGCACGGCCAGACCGCGGAACAGGCGAAGGCGGCGGCGCAGAAGCAGTCCGACGCGATGCACGACTCGGCGCTGAAGTCGATCGAAGCGATGGGCTACACCCAGGCGCAAGCTGACGCGCTGTTGAAGCACTACGAGCCACTGGCCGGAAACTTCAATGGCACCTTCACTGTCGATACGAGTCAGGCCATGACGGCCCTCGGCGCGTATCAGAAGATGCTCGACGACGTGAAGAACCGGGAGGGGCAGATCCCGGCGTGGATGCAGCTGCTCACCCCCGGTATCACGGGTGGTCAGAACATTCCGAGCCTGTCGAGTCCTGCGAATCCGAACGCTACCCAGGGGCCTGGTTGGTATCAGTACCTGCAGGCCCCGGGACATGCGACCGGCGGCCTGCTCACCGGGCCAGGTAGTGGCACGTCGGATTCGATGCTGGCTCGGGTGTCCAACGGCGAGTTCATCAACCGTGAGGCGTCGGTCCGCAAATACGGCGTGGGGTTCTTCGAGGCGTTGAATTCCGGTCGTATCGACCCGAAGTCGCTTCCCGGGTTCGCTGACGGAGGTGTGGTCGACCCCAACGACCCGACCAAGCCGCAGATCCCGGGCATGAGTTCGCAGACGGTCACCTATCCGCAGGCGCAACTCCCGACGCCGATGACTGATCAGCAGATCCAGGTGCTCCAAGGGCAGTCCGCGGTGGATGCAGCGAATAGCGAGCGGAACCGAGTGTATGCGGACCCGAACTCCACTCCGCAGGACAAGCGGGCTTCGGACCTGAAGTACTTGCAGGTGCAGAACCAGCTGAAGTCCGCGCAGGAGCAGACCGGATCCGGTGCGCTGCCGAAGCAGTACACGGTGCCGGGCATCGCGTCTCGCTTCGCGGGGGTGCTGGCTCAGGGCGTTCTTGATTCGGTGGGCCTAGGCTCCTCGGCGCTGTCGGACAGCAGTGTGTATGCGGGCGATTTCCAGAAGGTCGGCGACTACCTGCAGAAGCAGGGCGCGGGAACGGGCGCGCCGGGATACAACTACACCCCGCAGAATCTCCCGTCGACGCTCACCACCTATACGCCGCTGGCGGTGCCGCAGGGGACCGCAGTATCACCGTATGCGGGTGCGACGCCGGGAGGCGTTGGGGGGCAGTCTGCGCCGTCTTCCTACAACCCCGAAGCGGGTGTGGAGCAGTGGCGCGGCCTGTCCACGCAGGTGCTGATCCGGGAGGGATTCAACCCGGCCCAGGTCGACATCATGCTCGCGCAGATCCAATCGGAGTCCGGCGGTAATCCGTCGATCGTCCAGCAGGTCAAGGATGTCAACTCCGGCGGCAACGAGGCGGTCGGGTTGCTGCAGGTCATCCCGGGCACCTTCGCCACCTACAGGGATCCGTCGCTGCCGAACGACCGCACCAACCCTGAGGCGAACATGGTTGCTGCGCTGCGCTACTACCGCGCCGCTTACGGGTCGGATCTGTCCACGATGTGGGGCCAGGGCCACGGGTACGCCGACGGTGGCCTGATCGGCGGCATCGGCGGTGGCCGGTCGGACACGCAGCGGATTTGGGCGAGCGCGGGCGAGTTCATCGTCAATTCTTACGACGCGCAACGGAATCTGCCCCTCCTGCAGGCGATCAACTCATCGCAGTGGAATCCGGTGTCCATGCCCGCCCTCGCCCCCGCCTTCTCGGGCGCCGGGGCGGCGTCGGTGAACCGCGACCACTCGGTCAACTTCTACGGAGACACCCACGTGATGAATCACGATGACCTGGTCCGTGGCATGGACCGCTATGTCGAGCAGCAGTCGATGGGCGCTTTGGCGGCGTACTCGTGA
- a CDS encoding phage tail termination protein — MSLTFPDWFKGGFPDRELVVMDALQPVFDTVDVTDSVGNPVLDNGVPRRPQAVTWLPDDYAAHLPLVRVYRGGGAADSGVLRDPASVQVACIADTRAESWELMEFCRMWLLSYSRGGTVVREDGSKTLVDCIEELVGPQMLPELNPDVRLVPLTFRVVCRAPKGLPDYAQVRESLSH, encoded by the coding sequence GTGAGCCTGACGTTCCCGGATTGGTTCAAGGGCGGGTTCCCGGACCGTGAGCTGGTCGTCATGGATGCTCTGCAGCCGGTGTTCGATACCGTCGATGTCACCGACAGTGTTGGGAATCCAGTGCTGGACAACGGGGTGCCGCGGCGGCCGCAAGCGGTGACGTGGCTGCCTGACGATTACGCCGCTCATCTGCCGTTGGTGCGGGTGTACCGCGGTGGCGGGGCAGCGGATTCGGGTGTGCTGCGGGATCCGGCGTCGGTGCAGGTGGCGTGTATCGCCGATACGCGCGCCGAGTCGTGGGAGTTGATGGAGTTCTGCCGGATGTGGCTACTCAGCTACTCCCGCGGCGGCACCGTGGTTCGTGAGGACGGGTCGAAGACGCTCGTCGATTGCATCGAGGAGCTTGTCGGTCCGCAGATGCTGCCTGAGCTCAATCCGGATGTGCGGCTCGTGCCGCTGACTTTCCGTGTCGTCTGCCGTGCCCCGAAGGGGCTGCCGGACTACGCGCAGGTCCGCGAGTCACTCAGTCACTGA
- a CDS encoding phage gene 29 protein family protein → MPDTSKLFGEGASQADMLMLILDSLPGQRDDIKVPIHPKSRRPWAEALIKRGVRIHPELMEEFPIPGDHPEAGFMNPNRWVSPAEYEKYAASRPDDGTAETQLMGLLEAVNPGLAKKISSMTPEERAAAKVEQKPQMQEIFERMHEFSRETFKNLHGGQQ, encoded by the coding sequence GTGCCTGATACATCAAAACTGTTCGGCGAGGGCGCATCCCAAGCCGACATGCTCATGCTGATCCTGGACAGTCTTCCCGGTCAGCGCGACGACATCAAGGTCCCGATACATCCGAAGTCTCGCCGGCCGTGGGCGGAGGCGCTGATCAAGCGCGGCGTTCGTATCCATCCGGAGCTGATGGAAGAGTTCCCCATCCCGGGCGATCATCCGGAGGCGGGGTTTATGAACCCGAATCGCTGGGTGTCACCCGCAGAGTACGAGAAGTATGCGGCGTCGCGGCCTGACGATGGGACGGCCGAAACCCAGCTGATGGGTTTGCTGGAGGCGGTGAATCCAGGCCTGGCTAAGAAGATCTCGTCGATGACTCCAGAGGAGCGCGCCGCGGCGAAGGTCGAACAGAAGCCGCAGATGCAGGAGATCTTCGAGCGGATGCACGAGTTCAGCCGGGAGACGTTCAAGAATCTACACGGCGGCCAACAGTGA